One Purpureocillium takamizusanense chromosome 1, complete sequence genomic window carries:
- a CDS encoding uncharacterized protein (COG:A~EggNog:ENOG503NWDF), with protein sequence MSSRPPSRVVFVGNIPYGLSEEQITDIFSSAGKVERFRLVYDSETGRPKGFGFADYPDTDSAASAVRNLNDYEIMGRKLRVDFSNEQKSGDDDNNQTSIHIPTAANGAGAGAYGSQASSLPPLPAGKEVPPGVTCTDAISRTLNTLPPPQLLDILGQMKALATSDPQRATELLQQAPQLTYAVFQSLLLMGLVSPEAIQSVSEPGAPSAVPQPAAGFPAPIPGYPAANNTPPVAGAPYAPPPAAAPGYGVPAPVAAPQDTDALIRQVMELPQSQIDLLPEAERQQILALRASFGVQPRR encoded by the exons ATGTCGTCTAGGCCCCCGTCACGCGTCGTCTTTGTCGGCAACATCCCCTACG GGCTGTCCGAGGAGCAAATAACAGACATCTTCTCGAGCGCTGGCAAGGTCGAGCGCTTCCGCCTCGTCTACGACTCCGAGACCGGTCGCCCCAAGGGCTTTGGCTTCGCAGATTATCCCGACACAG ATTCTGCGGCGTCCGCCGTTCGCAACCTGAACGACTACGAAATTATGGGTCGCAAGCTGCGTGTTGACTTCAGCAACGAACAGAAGAgtggtgacgatgacaaCAACCAG ACATCAATACACATACCCACTGCCGCCAACGGCGCAGGAGCGGGCGCGTATGGCTCCCAAGCCAGCTCCCTGCCCCCGCTTCCGGCCGGCAAGGAGGTTCCTCCAGGGGTAACCTGCACCGATGCCATCTCCCGAACCCTCAACacgcttccgccgccgcaactCCTTGATATCCTCGGGCAGATGAAGGCACTTGCCACGTCGGATCCACAGAGAGCCACCGAACTCCTACAACAAGCCCCCCAGCTCACCTACGCCGTCTTCCAATCGCTGCTCCTCATGGGCCTCGtgtcgcccgaggcgatTCAGTCCGTCTCCGAGCCAGGTGCCCCTTCTGCCGTGCCACAGCCGGCTGCCGGCTTTCCTGCCCCGATCCCCGGGTACCCTGCCGCGAATAACACGCCGCCGGTCGCAGGCGCACCAtacgcgccgcctccggcaGCGGCCCCGGGGTACGGCGTTCCAGCGCCAGTTGCCGCCCCGCAGGATACGGATGCTTTGATACGGCAGGTGATGGAACTGCCCCAGTCGCAGATCGACCTGCTCCCAGAGGCCGAGCGACAACAAATTTTGGCTCTAAGGGCAAGCTTTGGCGTCCAGCCCCGGAGGTGA
- the ERV46 gene encoding ER-derived vesicles protein erv46 (COG:U~TransMembrane:2 (o20-43i388-410o)~EggNog:ENOG503NVB2) produces the protein MPPKSRFTRLDAFTKTVEDARIRTTSGGIVTIVSLLVVLFLAWGEWADYRRIVVHPELIVDKGRGERMEIHLNITFPKMPCELLTLDVMDVSGEQQHGVAHGVKKVRLRPQSQGGGVIDTRSLALHDEKAEHLDPKYCGECYGATAPATAIKQGCCNTCDEVREAYATQGWAFGRGEGVEQCEREHYAEKLDEQREEGCRIEGDLTVNKVVGNFHLAPGRSFSNGNIHVHDLKNYWDTPNGQKHDFTHVIHQLRFGPQLPEAIKQKLGGAKAMPWTNHHVNPLDGVKQETQDPNFNYMYFVKIVPTSYLPLGWEKQMQKLVGIDGSADGSVETHQYSVTSHKRSLTGGNDAAEGHAERQHSRGGIPGVFFSYDISPMKVINREQPAKTFLGFLAGLCAIVGGTLTVAAAVDRGLFEGTTRLKKLRTKDM, from the exons ATGCCACCCAAGTCCAGGTTCACAAGGCTCGATGCCTTCACCAAgacggtcgaggacgcgcgcaTTCGCACCACGAGCGGTGGTATCGTCACCATCGTCTCGCTGCTAGTCGTGCTGTTCTTGGCCTGGGGAGAATGGGCCGACTATCGCCGTATCGTGGTACACCCCGAGCTAATTGTGGACAAGGGCCGAG GAGAGCGCATGGAGATCCATCTCAACATCACCTTCCCCAAGATGCCATGCGAGCTTCTGACCCTCGATGTCATGGACGTATctggagagcagcagcacggcgtcgcgcaTGGTGTTAAGAAGGTCCGCCTCCGACCGCAGtcccagggcggcggcgtcatcgacaCCAGGTCGCTCGCCCTCCACGATGAAAAGGCCGAGCACCTCGATCCGAAATACTGCGGCGAGTGCTacggcgccacggccccaGCCACGGCAATCAAGCAAGGCTGCTGCAACACCTGCGACGAGGTCCGCGAGGCGTATGCCACCCAGGGCTGGGCGttcggccgcggcgaaggcgtcgagCAGTGCGAGCGCGAACACTacgccgagaagctggatgagcagcgggaggagggctgCCGCATCGAGGGCGATCTGACGGTGAACAAGGTCGTGGGTAATTTCCACCTTGCGCCCGGACGCAGCTTCAGCAACGGCAACATCCACGTGCACGACCTCAAGAACTACTGGGATACGCCCAACGGCCAGAAGCACGACTTTACCCACGTCATCCACCAGCTGCGCTTCGGGCCACAGCTccccgaggccatcaagcaAAAGCTGGGTGGCGCCAAGGCGATGCCCTGGACCAACCACCACGTCAACCCTCTTGACGGGGTCAAGCAGGAGACCCAGGACCCCAACTTCAACTACATGTACTTTGTCAAGATCGTGCCGACGTCTTACCTGCCTCTTGGATGGGAGAAGCAGATGCAGAAGCTGGTTggcatcgacggcagcgCTGACGGCAGCGTCGAGACTCATCAGTACTCGGTCACGAGCCACAAGCGGAGCCTGaccggcggcaacgacgccgccgagggccatGCCGAGCGACAGCACTCCCGTGGAGGTATCCCAGGTGTCTTCTTCTCATAT GACATTTCGCCCATGAAGGTCATCAACCGTGAGCAGCCGGCCAAGACGTTCCTGGGCTTCCTGGCTGGGCTTTGCGCCATCGTAGGCGGCACGCTgacggtcgccgccgccgtggatCGCGGCCTGTTTGAGGGCACCACCCGACTTAAAAAGTTGCGCACCAAGGATATGTGa
- the MNR2 gene encoding CorA metal ion transporter (EggNog:ENOG503NTYW~TransMembrane:2 (i809-835o847-866i)~COG:P): protein MASNRFHALHPASRLGMADERRSTTTTRGAAGAGAAAAAGRAPPPTSAPAAAVTTTTASSSSIAAAAARLQQHDQESGKPRGQPRKRKGHRGGKKKRARRKSFAALTEDSHDEMHEDAGEGFYKMPTGNLSGTSIDSEALLDHREHKPMRLRRPSTVAATSPFHNPFSTPGASRLRSIHTPNSGDGERADEANPWDETAPLLSESARFRASPTGPSSYGAASRNRSRRSSSRSSRTRLTANLTVKDGYDVNHPPSVPGSPAFGGVDRPELAFGDVMIRDEMSLSGSPHGSLDAGEAMSEADGTVRDHRADLARRMTEAAGDVCFPAPDMSELGDEDAHSRDVAAHQYRGRRRRAQWPDLSVLEEWRHFEKEDRSEEVRVKKITEPQLINGRLRPVRKGWFQAYEDAPYRFTYFNEEFQSTIHSQTISELVQPGGGFRELFIPDPRILSDSESDDDDDDDDEPSTGLRPQNSNGGDHDSRLSTRQPSLAEPRRDGALSPGHDAPAVSGRATPIATKSPEVTQKEAQPGPRETTSTPRPVRYGDRPVWWLDVLCPTEAEMKVISKAFGIHPLTAEDIMLQEAREKVELFRHYYFVNYRTFEQDINSEDHLEPVNMYVVVFREGVLSFHFSMTPHPANVRRRIRQLRDYLILSSDWISYAIIDDITDVFQPLIQNIEDEVDEIDDKILEFHSSTDKRLKGEKPSKNDDSNTFVDSSDMLRRVGDCRKRVMSLYRLLGNKADVIKGFAKRCNERWEVAPRSEIGLYLGDIQDHIITMTSNLGHYEKILARSHGNYLAQINIRMNERAEKTNDVLGKLTVLGTIVLPMNIITGLWGMNVWVPGQEYEGDLQWFFWITAGLLFFGLACFMIAKRVYGIV, encoded by the exons ATGGCGAGCAATCGTTTTCATGCCCTGCACCCCGCTTCCAGGCTCGGCATGGCGGACGAGCGtcgcagcaccaccacgactCGTGGTGCCGCAGGCGCaggtgcagctgcagctgcaggaagagcaccgccgccgacgtctgcgcccgccgccgccgtcaccaccaccaccgcctcctcctcctccattgccgccgccgccgcccgtctgcagcagcacgaccaGGAATCGGGAAAACCCCGCGGCCAGCCGAGGAAGCGAAAGGGCCATCGCGGCggaaagaagaagcgcgcgcgcagaaAGAGCTTCGCTGCCCTCACCGAGGATAGCCACGATGAGATGCACGAGGATGCGGGCGAGGGCTTCTACAAGATGCCCACCGGCAACCTGAGCGGCACGAGCATCGACAGcgaggccctgctcgaccaCAG AGAGCACAAGCCCATGCGGCTACGACGGCCctccaccgtcgccgccacgagcccCTTCCACAACCCCTTCTCGACCCCGGGCGCCAGCCGCCTGCGCTCCATACACACCCCCAAcagcggcgatggcgagagagccgacgaggccaaccCCTGGGATGAGACGGCCCCGCTGCTCTCCGAGTCTGCGAGGTTTCGAGCGTCGCCCACGGGTCCCTCGAGCTACGGCGCCGCGAGCCGCAACCGAAGCCGCAGGTCGTCCAGCAGATCCTCCCGGACCAGATTGACCGCAAACTTGACGGTCAAGGACGGCTACGATGTCAACCACCCGCCCTCGGTACCCGGGTCGCCGGCCTTTGGGGGGGTAGACCGCCCCGAGTTAGCCTTTGGAGACGTCATGATCCGAGATGAAATGTCCCTAAGTGGCAGCCCCCATGGCTCGCTCGACGCAGGCGAGGCCATGTCCGAGGCTGACGGCACCGTGCGCGATCATCGAGCCGACCTCGCACGGCGTATgaccgaggcggccggcgacgtctgCTTCCCCGCCCCCGACATGtccgagctcggcgacgaggatgcccaTTCTCGCGATGTTGCCGCCCACCAATACagaggacgacgccgccgcgctcagTGGCCGGACCTGTCCGTGCTGGAGGAGTGGCGTCACTTTGAAAAGGAGGACCGGAGCGAGGAGGTCCGCGTAAAGAAGATCACGGAACCCCAGCTGATCAACGGCCGGCTGCGCCCAGTGAGGAAAGGGTGGTTCCAGGCTTATGAGGATGCACCCTACCGCTTCACCTACTTCAACGAAGAGTTCCAGAGCACCATACACAGCCAAACCATTTCCGAGCTGGTCCAGCCTGGCGGAGGCTTCCGAGAGCTCTTCATTCCCGATCCACGCATCTTGTCGGACAGCGAgagcgacgatgacgatgatgacgacgacgagccgtcAACGGGCCTGAGACCACAAAACTCAAATGGCGGTGACCATGATTCGAGGCTCTCAACCCGACAGCCGTCACTCGCCGAGCCTCGCCGCGACGGGGCACTGTCACCGGGCCACGACGCTCCAGCCGTGTCGGGGCGTGCGAcgcccatcgccaccaaGTCGCCCGAGGTCACCCAGAAAGAGGCGCAGCCGGGTCCACGTGAgaccacgtcgacgccccgGCCTGTGAGGTATGGCGATAGGCCGGTGTGGTGGCTTGACGTACTGTGCCCGACAGAGGCCGAGATGAAGGTCATCTCCAAGGCATTCGGCATCCACCCGCTGACGGCAGAAGACATCATGCTCCAAGAGGCGCGCGAGAAGGTCGAGCTGTTTCGCCACTACTACTTTGTCAACTACCGAACGTTCGAACAGGACATCAACAGCGAGGATCATCTCGAGCCCGTCAACATGTACGTGGTTGTGTTCCGAGAGGGCGTGCTCAGCTTTCACTTCTCCATGACACCTCACCCGGCCAATGTCCGTCGACGCATCCGGCAGCTGCGGGACTACCTCATTCTGTCTTCCGACTGGATCTCGtacgccatcatcgacgacatcacaGACGTGTTTCAGCCTCTGATTCAAAACATTgaagacgaggtcgacgagatAGACGACAAGATCCTCGAGTTTCATTCGTCGACTGACAAACGCCTCAAGGGCGAGAAGCCGAGCAAGAATGACGACTCTAATACTTTTGTGGACTCGAGCGACATGTTGCGACGCGTAGGCGACTGCAGGAAGCGGGTCATGAGCCTCTACCGGCTGCTAGGTAACAAGGCGGACGTCATCAAAGGCTTCGCGAAGCGATGCAACGAGCGGTGGGAGGTGGCGCCGAGATCTGAGATAGGCCTCTACCTCGGTGACATCCAGGAccacatcatcaccatgACCTCCAACCTGGGCCATTACGAAAA GATACTGGCTCGCTCTCACGGCAACTACCTGGCCCAAATCAACATTCGCATGAACGAACGAGCGGAGAAGACCAACGACGTCCTGGGCAAACTCACCGTCTTGGGCACCATCGTCCTGCCCATGAACATCATCACAGGGCTGTGGGGCATGAACGTCTGGGTGCCCGGCCAAGAGTACGAGGGTGACCTGCAGTGGTTCTTCTGGATCACGGCCGGGCTCCTCTTCTTTGGCCTGGCGTGCTTCATGATTGCCAAGCGCGTGTACGGTATTGTATAA